A DNA window from Zingiber officinale cultivar Zhangliang chromosome 3A, Zo_v1.1, whole genome shotgun sequence contains the following coding sequences:
- the LOC122051937 gene encoding uncharacterized protein At1g66480-like, with protein MGNAIGAKKKSAKVMKIDGTTFKVKPLVLAMKLLRDHPGHDLLESDDVKCHGVRARPLHPTAPLKPGKLYFLVELPLRLQRRAWSGNLQVSAKERLESLKIIRRSMSDMSLANEASAYATAGDVEETKGGGVRMRVRLPKVLVEKLMQESKDATEAAEKIMKLCAEKDCGATRAVHQTLSSVKSAQQEKHARFALAPDEIIG; from the exons ATGGGCAACGCCATAGGCGCCAAGAAGAAGTCCGCGAAGGTGATGAAGATAGACGGCACGACCTTCAAGGTAAAACCACTCGTCCTGGCCATGAAGCTGCTCCGCGACCATCCCGGTCACGACCTCCTCGAATCCGACGACGTCAAGTGCCACGGCGTACGCGCTAGGCCCCTCCACCCCACCGCCCCACTCAAGCCTGGCAAACTCTACTTCCTAGTGGAGCTTCCCCTCCGGCTACAGCGCAGAGCCTGGTCGGGGAATCTCCAGGTAAGCGCCAAGGAGCGGCTGGAGAGCCTCAAGATCATCCGCCGCTCCATGTCAGATATGTCGCTGGCCAACGAGGCCTCTGCCTACGCCACCGCCGGTGATGTCGAGGAGACTAAGGGCGGAGGCGTGCGCATGCGGGTGAGGCTGCCGAAAGTGCTGGTGGAGAAGCTGATGCAGGAGAGCAAGGACGCGACTGAGGCGGCAGAGAAGATCATGAAGCTTTGCGCCGAGAAGGACTGCGGCGCCACCAGGGCGGTTCACCAGACTCTATCCTCCGTCAAATCAGCCCAGCAGGAG AAGCACGCAAGGTTTGCTCTCGCGCCAGACGAGATCATTGGATGA